A part of Tigriopus californicus strain San Diego chromosome 10, Tcal_SD_v2.1, whole genome shotgun sequence genomic DNA contains:
- the LOC131889018 gene encoding mitochondrial adenyl nucleotide antiporter SLC25A24-B-like isoform X1 — translation MSSDQPTWNRPKPGPKAMGASTTSPPLDPAVQAWFEDLFTQLDSNRDGRIDPNELAEGLHSLGYGHVSKKEMEEFLIKSDTSQSGDLDKGEFVRYMTNHERHLRLQFAKLDENQDGKLCIQEIIGAFKKMGIVITEDEAKMLRKRINYRDQSMEITYEEWRDFLLFHPSTELEELIQKWRHNTCMDFGEDIGVPDDFSDQDIISGMWWRHLMAGGVAGMVSRSCTAPLDRLKIFLQVHGGRKSLRIIDTLRYMVKEGGVTGLWRGNGINVIKIAPESALKFAAYDFIKRLIRNDEDRDLKLYERFLAGSLAGGVSQSVIYPLEVMKTRLALRKTNEINGISDCARQLFRIEGIRGFYRGYIPNLLGILPYAGIDLAVYETLKRHYLSEHYMDGTSFPAVSLLAFGTFSSCCGQVAAYPLALVRTKLQSQAGLNLNLPHEQTHAVGLFRYTVRTEGIKGLYRGIIPNFCKVAPAVSISYYVYERTREYLGVEMI, via the exons ATGTCCTCCGATCAGCCCACGTGGAATCGTCCCAAGCCGGGTCCTAAGGCCATGGGTGCGTCCACCACCAGTCCACCATTGGACCCTGCCGTTCAGGCTTGGTTTGAGGACCTATTTACCCAGTTAGATTCGAACCGGGATGGACGAATTGATCCCAACGAATTGGCCGAGGGACTCCATTCTTTGGGCTATGGTCATGTGTCCAAGAAGGAAATGGAG GAATTCTTGATAAAGTCCGATACTTCTCAGTCAGGAGACTTAGATAAAGGCGAGTTTGTTCGTTACATGACCAACCATGAACGACATCTCAGGTTGCAATTTGCCAAATTGGATGAAAACCAAGATG GCAAACTTTGCATACAAGAAATCATCGgagctttcaaaaaaatgggtaTCGTTATCACAGAGGACGAGGCAAAAATGCTAAGGAAAAG GATTAATTACCGCGATCAGTCCATGGAAATCACCTACGAGGAATGGAGGGATTTTCTGTTGTTTCATCCTTCTACGGAATTGGAAGAGCTCATTCAAAAATGGCGCCATAATACT TGCATGGACTTTGGCGAAGACATTGGAGTCCCCGATGATTTCAGTGACCAAGATATTATTAGTGGGATGTGGTGGCGACATCTCATGGCTGGAGGTGTAGCAGGTATGGTCTCCAGAAGTTGTACGGCCCCCTTGGACAGGCTCAAAATCTTCCTCCAG GTCCATGGGGGTCGAAAATCCCTTCGTATAATCGACACTCTCCGGTACATGGTGAAAGAAGGGGGCGTGACAGGATTATGGCGTGGCAACGGCATCAATGTTATCAAAATTGCACCGGAATCGGCACTTAAATTTGCGGCCTACGACTTCATCAAGCGTCTTATTCGCAACGACGAAGATCGCGATCTTAAGCTCTACGAGCGTTTCCTGGCGGGTTCGCTGGCAGGAGGCGTGTCCCAATCTGTGATATACCCTCTCGAA GTTATGAAAACACGTTTGGCTCTGAGGAAAACGAACGAGATCAACGGCATCTCGGATTGTGCCCGGCAACTCTTCCGCATCGAAGGCATTCGAGGTTTCTATCGAGGATATATCCCCAACCTACTTGGAATTTTACCCTATGCCGGCATAGACTTGGCTGTGTATGAA ACTTTAAAGCGTCATTATTTGTCAGAACATTACATGGATGGAACGTCTTTTCCGGCGGTGTCTCTTTTGGCCTTCGGCACGTTCAGCAGTTGCTGTGGCCAAGTGGCGGCCTACCCATTGGCCTTAGTCAGAACAAAACTACAGTCTCAAG CtggtctcaatttgaacttgccTCATGAACAAACCCACGCTGTCGGCTTGTTTCGTTATACGGTTCGCACCGAAGGAATCAAGGGCCTCTATCGCGGGATTATCCCGAACTTCTGCAAGGTGGCTCCAGCTGTTTCCATCTCGTATTATGTCTACGAGCGAACCCGAGAGTACCTGGGAGTGGAAATGATTTAA
- the LOC131889022 gene encoding transport and Golgi organization protein 11-like — protein MSDPSGPSAADLYNDARFTADISTRMRVPDRIVMSGESSPTHSTASGFSSGSTGHTGKLNDLGMARRDPRLDMQVPDRILLAGGHAHIASKSTPRELQLERAFLPPTSEQVRVSTPPRSIRLDEHAFPSAAEEDAYSNSTLEGPEDYFQSHRNAGGYPRPSQSSPLSEAGQNLKEAHALALMSDTLPDSFQAQQLPNHLSPGQEMQMLRRQLAKLNHRLMAVELENQQQQQREMILTVLVSVYFIGKVVMWVNRSL, from the coding sequence ATGTCGGACCCATCGGGCCCTTCAGCGGCCGATCTGTACAACGACGCGCGTTTCACGGCCGATATTTCGACTCGCATGCGCGTCCCCGACCGCATCGTCATGTCCGGCGAGTCTAGTCCCACCCACAGCACGGCCAGTGGGTTCAGTTCGGGCTCCACGGGCCACACGGGCAAGCTCAACGACCTGGGCATGGCTCGTCGCGATCCGCGGCTGGACATGCAGGTGCCGGATCGGATCCTGTTGGCCGGTGGGCACGCCCACATTGCCTCCAAGAGCACGCCTCGGGAGCTGCAATTGGAAAGGGCCTTTCTGCCGCCCACTTCCGAGCAGGTCCGGGTGTCCACGCCCCCTAGAAGTATCCGATTGGATGAGCACGCCTTTCCTTCGGCGGCCGAAGAGGATGCCTACTCGAACTCGACGTTGGAAGGACCTGAGGATTACTTCCAGTCCCATCGGAACGCCGGAGGGTATCCGCGTCCCAGCCAATCCTCGCCTTTGTCGGAGGCGGGTCAGAATTTGAAGGAGGCCCATGCCCTGGCTCTGATGTCAGACACATTGCCCGACTCGTTTCAAGCTCAACAACTGCCCAATCATTTGAGTCCGGGGCAGGAGATGCAAATGCTCCGACGACAATTGGCTAAGCTCAACCATCGCTTAATGGCAGTGGAACTGGAAAatcagcagcaacagcaacgtGAAATGATCCTGACCGTGCTCGTGTCCGTCTACTTCATTGGCAAAGTGGTCATGTGGGTGAATCGATCCCTGTGA
- the LOC131889016 gene encoding rho GTPase-activating protein 44-like — MNWTWAHKASKDVRPEKAISAEARLMAIKKAGKIWKKGVEDSLKTAPHKNKNDTLDTRKRRTAEFVLGETVGLAVQALKEEKTVMNIPPPATSPLCTILERFANLEKTIAHMLTTNESEITTFISSHTPLSKLLTDDVPAVILAKKELDQLIKRRAQCNNSLDKETNKFKKMSNEDDIEDERLNQQLETKEKIAFDLDNLEKEVNQENDKLTSTLMTLVSRENRYAESVLELMKLKKSFYENAFKTLEAELPNVQKILQETKFRPVFGERLEDHLEATEKDIAFPIWLAINKMLESGLNDEGLFRISPKQIKLDKFKAYLDSHEPVNELVVEGDVHLQAGLLKSYLRELPVPLLGGRDAYDRWIQSSVMRDERKKIKEFQSILDEEVSTSIKKNIQYVIKFLQELSKKSKATKMTPRNIAIVLGPNLLWSDRGFETDQSNLENIIAIVATMIECYHTIFPVDISFSPDGSWLPQSKCVSEPGTPVGIDGHQLQKSASASPAVTRNTIHLTTQVPVPAPRTSLCLDSPSPNHKRKVSIRSKMINKMKMGGPGAANEKLATLPPPPSHPPPSLPHGIHGSQSNQQTPPPKAPRPTSISLSKGTEEPNLFGGVASIYPSLIVRPSSPDHLILLPGTVSSSTAPEEHAQDPNPVPYERASLTKSIPPSSEDKNRHNTVPTTMLESPQTVLQATATTTSSAIPSSNGATAR, encoded by the exons ATGAATTGGACTTGGGCTCACAAAGCGTCCAAAGATGTTCGTCCCGAGAAGGCGATATCAGCCGAGGCTCGTCTTATGGCCATCAAGAAG GCCGGAAAGATATGGAAGAAAGGAGTGGAGGATTCCCTCAAAACGGCGCCACATAAGAACAAAAATGATACCTTAGACACCCGGAAACGAAGAACTGCTGAATTTGTCCTGGGCGAAACCGTGGGGTTGGCAGTTCAAGCattgaaggaggaaaaaactGTGATGAATATCCCACCTCCGGCCACGTCTCCTTTATGCACAATTCTGGAAAGATTCGCCAATTTGGAGAAGACCATTGCCCATATGCTTACCACCAACGAATCGGAGATCACTACCTTCATCTCATCTCACACGCCCTTGTCGAAACTCTTGACCGATGATGTGCCGGCCGtaattttggccaagaaagaaTTGGATCAACTCATCAAGCGGAGAGCTCAGTGCAACAACAGTCTGGATAAAGAGACCAACAAGTTCAAGAAGATGTCCAATGAGGACGATATTGAAGATGAGCGATTGAATCAGCAGTTGGAGACGAAGGAAAAGATTGCTTTCGACTTGGATAACTTAGAGAAGGAGGTGAACCAGGAAAATGACAAGCTCACCTCCACCCTGATGACCTTAGTGTCTCGAGAGAACCGCTACGCCGAGTCGGTCTTGGAACTCATGAAGCTGAAGAAAAGCTTCTACGAGAATGCCTTCAAGACACTAGAAGCGGAATTACCCAATGTGCAGAAGATACTTCAAGAAACCAAGTTTCGGCCCGTGTTTGGAGAGCGCCTAGAGGATCACCTAGAGGCCACTGAGAAAGATATTGCCTTTCCGATATGGCTCGCCATCAACAAAATGCTAGAATCAGGTTTGAATGACGAGGGCCTCTTTCGTATTTCTCCCAAGCAAATCAAACTGGACAAGTTTAAGGCTTATCTGGATTCTCATGAGCCAGTGAATGAGCTTGTCGTCGAAGGTGACGTTCATTTACAGGCGGGCCTGCTGAAGAGCTACTTACGAGAACTCCCCGTCCCACTTTTGGGCGGACGGGACGCCTACGATCGATGGATCCAAAGCAGTGTGATGAGAGACGAGCggaagaaaatcaaagagTTCCAAAGCATTTTAGACGAAGAGGTCTCCacaagcattaaaaaaaacattcaatatGTGATAAAGTTCCTGCAAGAGCTGTCAAAGAAGTCAAAGGCCACGAAGATGACCCCACGGAACATCGCAATCGTGTTGGGGCCGAACTTGCTTTGGTCGGATCGTGGTTTCGAGACGGACCAGAGTAACCTGGAGAACATTATTGCCATCGTAGCCACCATGATTGAATGCTATCACACCATATTTCCCGTGGATATCAGCTTTTCACCGGACGGCTCGTGGCTGCCTCAGTCCAAATGCGTCTCGGAACCCGGAACTCCCGTGGGCATCGACGGTCATCAACTACAAAAGTCAGCGTCCGCGTCTCCAGCTGTGACCCGAAACACAATTCACCTTACAACGCAAGTACCGGTTCCTGCTCCGCGAACCAGCCTTTGCTTGGATAGCCCATCGCCCAATCACAAGCGGAAGGTCTCGATCCGATCGAAAATGATTAACAAAATGAAGATGGGCGGCCCAGGAGCGGCgaatgagaaattggccacCTTACCACCCCCGCCCAGTCATCCGCCTCCATCACTCCCCCATGGTATTCACGGGTCTCAGTCGAATCAGCAGACTCCACCCCCGAAGGCACCACGCCCCACTTCCATCAGTCTTAGCAAAGGCACAGAAGAGCCCAATTTGTTCGGCGGGGTTGCTTCAATCTACCCGTCTTTGATTGTCCGTCCTAGTTCGCCAGATCATTTAATTCTTTTGCCGGGGACAGTCTCGTCCTCCACGGCCCCAGAGGAACACGCCCAGGACCCAAATCCCGTGCCCTATGAGCGGGCGTCGCTGACCAAGAGCATTCCACCATCTTCTGAGGATAAGAACAGGCACAACACAGTTCCAACGACAATGCTGGAGTCTCCTCAAACGGTTCTCCAAGCTACTGCAACGACCACGAGCTCGGCCATTCCGTCCTCCAATGGAGCCACGGCTCGCTAA
- the LOC131889021 gene encoding ubiquinone biosynthesis O-methyltransferase, mitochondrial-like codes for MLTTVCVLSALARRFPRPWARNLSTRDDASPSSTTPNEDKFKFDPHLWSTSTSFNADEVDKFRAMAQSWWDPQGPCQPLHSMNTLRVSLVRQGLLQTGLIPEDQAQTGRDLTGLRILDVGCGGGLLSEPLARLGATVTGLDAAEENIRIAQEHAHQDEAIRERLTYEACTAEDFCQRNPEVQFDAVVASEVIEHVDQQPLFVHTCSQLVRERGSLFFTTLNRTQESYLAGIVAAEYVLRLLPRGTHDWQKFVQPEELEGWLNAAGCRTRSVQGMVYMPVFNTWHWIPVNRVNYALHAVKEPALTSFID; via the coding sequence ATGTTGACGACGGTCTGCGTGTTATCCGCACTGGCTCGTCGTTTCCCCCGCCCCTGGGCTCGAAATCTTAGCACTCGGGATGACGCCTCACCTTCGTCAACCACGCCCAATGAagacaagttcaaatttgacccTCATCTCTGGTCCACTTCGACCTCTTTCAACGCCGACGAAGTGGACAAATTTCGGGCCATGGCTCAGTCCTGGTGGGATCCTCAAGGTCCTTGCCAACCCTTACACAGCATGAACACCCTCCGAGTGTCCCTGGTGCGTCAAGGCCTACTTCAAACCGGATTAATTCCAGAGGATCAAGCTCAAACTGGTCGAGATCTGACGGGTTTGCGAATTTTGGACGTAGGCTGTGGTGGTGGCCTCCTCAGTGAGCCCTTAGCCCGTCTAGGAGCCACAGTCACGGGCTTAGATGCGGCTGAGGAGAATATACGCATTGCTCAGGAACACGCTCATCAAGATGAAGCCATTCGCGAACGACTCACCTACGAAGCTTGCACGGCCGAAGATTTCTGCCAGCGGAATCCCGAGGTTCAATTTGATGCCGTGGTGGCCTCGGAGGTCATCGAACACGTGGATCAACAGCCTTTGTTTGTGCACACGTGTAGTCAATTGGTGCGTGAGCGGGGATCCCTATTCTTTACCACGCTGAATCGCACCCAGGAGTCGTACCTGGCCGGGATTGTGGCGGCCGAGTACGTTTTGCGGCTTTTACCCCGAGGCACGCACGATTGGCAGAAATTCGTCCAACCCGAGGAATTGGAGGGGTGGTTGAATGCGGCCGGGTGCCGAACCCGATCCGTTCAAGGGATGGTTTATATGCCCGTCTTCAATACTTGGCATTGGATCCCGGTGAATCGGGTTAATTACGCCCTTCATGCAGTCAAAGAACCCGCTTTAACTTCGTTTATTGATTAA
- the LOC131889018 gene encoding mitochondrial adenyl nucleotide antiporter SLC25A25-like isoform X2, with protein sequence MDENVHQRDEEATLSLTHSFTSTGSDERTDTDLAALRNKSMGSATVADHTPMINYRDQSMEITYEEWRDFLLFHPSTELEELIQKWRHNTCMDFGEDIGVPDDFSDQDIISGMWWRHLMAGGVAGMVSRSCTAPLDRLKIFLQVHGGRKSLRIIDTLRYMVKEGGVTGLWRGNGINVIKIAPESALKFAAYDFIKRLIRNDEDRDLKLYERFLAGSLAGGVSQSVIYPLEVMKTRLALRKTNEINGISDCARQLFRIEGIRGFYRGYIPNLLGILPYAGIDLAVYETLKRHYLSEHYMDGTSFPAVSLLAFGTFSSCCGQVAAYPLALVRTKLQSQAGLNLNLPHEQTHAVGLFRYTVRTEGIKGLYRGIIPNFCKVAPAVSISYYVYERTREYLGVEMI encoded by the exons ATGGACGAGAACGTCCACCAAAGAGATGAGGAGGccactctctcactcactcactcattcacttccACAGGCtcggacgaacggacggacaCTGATTTGGCAGCGCTCCGCAACAAGTCCATGGGTTCGGCAACGGTTGCGGATCACACGCCTAT GATTAATTACCGCGATCAGTCCATGGAAATCACCTACGAGGAATGGAGGGATTTTCTGTTGTTTCATCCTTCTACGGAATTGGAAGAGCTCATTCAAAAATGGCGCCATAATACT TGCATGGACTTTGGCGAAGACATTGGAGTCCCCGATGATTTCAGTGACCAAGATATTATTAGTGGGATGTGGTGGCGACATCTCATGGCTGGAGGTGTAGCAGGTATGGTCTCCAGAAGTTGTACGGCCCCCTTGGACAGGCTCAAAATCTTCCTCCAG GTCCATGGGGGTCGAAAATCCCTTCGTATAATCGACACTCTCCGGTACATGGTGAAAGAAGGGGGCGTGACAGGATTATGGCGTGGCAACGGCATCAATGTTATCAAAATTGCACCGGAATCGGCACTTAAATTTGCGGCCTACGACTTCATCAAGCGTCTTATTCGCAACGACGAAGATCGCGATCTTAAGCTCTACGAGCGTTTCCTGGCGGGTTCGCTGGCAGGAGGCGTGTCCCAATCTGTGATATACCCTCTCGAA GTTATGAAAACACGTTTGGCTCTGAGGAAAACGAACGAGATCAACGGCATCTCGGATTGTGCCCGGCAACTCTTCCGCATCGAAGGCATTCGAGGTTTCTATCGAGGATATATCCCCAACCTACTTGGAATTTTACCCTATGCCGGCATAGACTTGGCTGTGTATGAA ACTTTAAAGCGTCATTATTTGTCAGAACATTACATGGATGGAACGTCTTTTCCGGCGGTGTCTCTTTTGGCCTTCGGCACGTTCAGCAGTTGCTGTGGCCAAGTGGCGGCCTACCCATTGGCCTTAGTCAGAACAAAACTACAGTCTCAAG CtggtctcaatttgaacttgccTCATGAACAAACCCACGCTGTCGGCTTGTTTCGTTATACGGTTCGCACCGAAGGAATCAAGGGCCTCTATCGCGGGATTATCCCGAACTTCTGCAAGGTGGCTCCAGCTGTTTCCATCTCGTATTATGTCTACGAGCGAACCCGAGAGTACCTGGGAGTGGAAATGATTTAA